GGTTGTGCCTTAACCCACGAGTTGAGCACACGAGCACCATCGGTACTTAAATCCCAATTTGCAAGGTCGTTAGTCTCATTCCAGATTTCACTCTCCAAAACCCTGTTTGTGTAAGCTGTAAGGCTTTCTCCTGGCATTCTGTTCAAACCCCACTGATCCAGTTTAAAATCATAGATAAGTGTTTCTCCCGCACCGGTAAAGGCTGCCACAGAGGCTATAAAATTCTTAGCAAAATCTCCAAACGTATTGCTTTCGTCTGCAAGGGTAGTACCATCATGAGTAGAAGCAATCGTCGTAATACTGTGAACCCACGATTTGCCACCTGCAAAGAGCGGACTTAGTTGAGATGGCGTTGCATTTTGTTCCTCCTTGCTGCCTTCCTTGAGCAATTGAACCAGGGCGCGTACGGTCTGACCGCCCATGCTGTGAGCCACAAGATGAATCTTATTTACTTTACCTTTCGTCGTAAGATTGCCCCATTCGGGATAAAGACCAGGATATGTTCTTCCATACCTGCTATGTCCTTCCCGCTGAGAATGCGCTTGGCCATAGTCTACCGTACCGCCTTTGATATAGGCATACAACTCACAGGCTCTGTCCCAATTACTGGATACAGGCCCTACCGTCGCAGTATAAGTTGTGTAACCGCTTGAGGTAAGTTTCTGCTCATAATCAGTCAGGCCGCCCCAATATTTTAGTCCCAGCACCTCATTTCTTCCCCAACCCATAAATCCGTGAACAAGCACTAACGGATAAGAGTTGGCCTTTACCCGTATTACCTTTTCACTCGTTTTCCTTACTGAAGCCATTTTAGACTCCTCCTTTAACTTTTATACCTCCTCACATTCCAGCGCAGATCAGATTTCAACCATTGCGATGTGCTAACGGGTACGTTATTCATAAAAAGCAGGCAAAAAAACAGCTAATCTATCCCTGGGCTTCCTATTTGTGTTGGTTAGTTACGTTCCTTTAACTAATAAGTAATGCAAATTGGGGGAAATAATGCTCATAATAAAAAAATATAGTCTCTTTCAGCTTGTTTTTTAAACTCAATCTGTTGTTTACCTTTGTACACATTCAAGTGTTTTGGCGAAGTTTCGGCCACCAAAATCGGATGTTTTTCGGTCATCCCCAACATGGTGGTGCGATCTGTTATCGTTAACTGTCACCGGTCATGTTGTGAAGGGATGTTATGACGCTTTACCGTCTTCTGATGTGCTGCTGCATGAGCCAGATATTATGAGTTGGGTTAAGTAATAATCTGAAGGAAAATAAAGAATTTATATCAGAAAAAATAAAGCTCAAACCACTGCAATCTTTACAGTGATTTGAGCTTTACTACTTATTTCCTCAACAGGCCAGGGAGCAGACGGACATGATTTTTCGTGTTATCAAAAGGAAGATACTGCGACCAAAAAGCATCAAAGATCTTCTATTGAAAAATGTGTTTACAGCAATTCTATCCTCATATAGCACACTGGAAAAGGAAAATGGACACATCAGCAACCGTCCTCGCATGCTGAAAGAGCAGGCAGTTGCCACCAGAAATCGTTATAAAGCTTATTAATCAATCACCTTATAAAAAAAGTTTTTAGCTCTGTAATGGTTTCAAATACATATGAGGGATTTATTTCTCTTAATTTGCTGCTATTAGATAACTTTGCCCATGCTATGGATAAACAGGTGACACCGGCTTTATTACAGGCAACAGCGTCGGATACTGCATCACCGACATAATAGAATTCATCGGCTTTCACTGCATACTTTTGCATAAGATATAGAATCGCTTCTGCTTTATTAGGACTTTTTTCAGACCCTGTCACTATTTCAACGAAAGTATAATTTAAACCTAACTTCTTTAAAGTGATGTCGCAGCTTTTTTCTCCTTTTCCGGTGATTAAAGCAACAATAATATGTTTTTCCTTTAAAAAGTCGATTAATTCACAGATACCCGGAAAAGGTTCAGGGCACATATGATGAAGTTTGTCATAATATTGATAAAAATCCTGTAATGCCTGTTCCCAATTCTGATTTACAACCGCTTTTATCATTCCTATTTCATTGAGTCCAAAAGTTTCTAAAACATCTTTTTCTGTGATTTCATGATCTGCATACGGTGATACAGCTTGACAAATTGCTTCGATACACATTGGAATAGAATCACAAAGAGTACCGTCTAAATCGAAGGCGACCATTTTAACCATATTAGACTTCTCCATTGATTGTTTTAATTACTCGGCAAGGGTTGCCCACAGCAACAGAATTAGCTGGCACATCTTGGATTACTACACTGCCGGCACCTATTACACAACCG
This portion of the Propionispora hippei DSM 15287 genome encodes:
- a CDS encoding HAD family hydrolase, encoding MVKMVAFDLDGTLCDSIPMCIEAICQAVSPYADHEITEKDVLETFGLNEIGMIKAVVNQNWEQALQDFYQYYDKLHHMCPEPFPGICELIDFLKEKHIIVALITGKGEKSCDITLKKLGLNYTFVEIVTGSEKSPNKAEAILYLMQKYAVKADEFYYVGDAVSDAVACNKAGVTCLSIAWAKLSNSSKLREINPSYVFETITELKTFFIR
- a CDS encoding esterase/lipase family protein codes for the protein MASVRKTSEKVIRVKANSYPLVLVHGFMGWGRNEVLGLKYWGGLTDYEQKLTSSGYTTYTATVGPVSSNWDRACELYAYIKGGTVDYGQAHSQREGHSRYGRTYPGLYPEWGNLTTKGKVNKIHLVAHSMGGQTVRALVQLLKEGSKEEQNATPSQLSPLFAGGKSWVHSITTIASTHDGTTLADESNTFGDFAKNFIASVAAFTGAGETLIYDFKLDQWGLNRMPGESLTAYTNRVLESEIWNETNDLANWDLSTDGARVLNSWVKAQPDVYYFSYSACATVPSILTSNELPHVIYMTPLLYPFGTFIGSYTRNEQGRVIIDDSWKPNDGVVNTISQSGPKIWSSDKIVNYNGIPKIGKWNSMPLLDSIDHMDACGIGANALTLSWYKELAEKLAELPINN